Proteins from a single region of Tepidimicrobium xylanilyticum:
- a CDS encoding TFIIB-type zinc ribbon-containing protein codes for MVIHYKCPNCGSDMAFDSESGTLSCDSCERKDRIEEFPTEYIRTSFSEGEAKEYHCKNCGAALITDKDTSATTCSFCGTGVVLLDRLSGVLAPSKVIPFTISKEKAMNAFRAWCRNGLLTPKGFMTAERIKGITGMYVPFWLYDLNCRAQVQALCTKVRTYTRGDYIYTETSYYDVYRDINIDYKKVPVDASEKMTDELMDKLEPYNYDQLKEFNTPYLAGYIAEKYSYDDDELLPRAKSKIKGYVESFISSTIVGYSTVNYTRKDIDTRKRNAYYTLLPVWMVYYDYNNKEYIFAMNGQTGKVVGKPPISYAKVASWFGGIAGSVFIILKMIALIMGGGL; via the coding sequence ATGGTTATACATTATAAATGTCCTAATTGTGGCTCAGATATGGCCTTTGATAGCGAATCTGGAACATTGAGCTGTGATAGTTGTGAAAGAAAGGATAGAATCGAAGAATTTCCCACTGAATATATTAGAACTAGTTTTTCAGAAGGTGAAGCTAAAGAATACCATTGTAAAAATTGTGGTGCAGCTCTTATTACCGATAAAGATACTTCCGCAACAACCTGTAGTTTTTGTGGAACGGGGGTTGTCCTTCTAGATAGACTCTCAGGGGTTTTAGCACCGTCTAAAGTAATTCCTTTTACCATTAGTAAAGAAAAGGCCATGAATGCATTTAGAGCTTGGTGTAGAAATGGTTTACTTACTCCTAAAGGCTTTATGACAGCTGAAAGGATTAAAGGGATAACTGGAATGTATGTACCCTTTTGGCTATATGACCTGAATTGTAGAGCTCAAGTACAAGCCCTATGTACAAAGGTAAGAACCTATACTAGAGGAGATTATATCTATACTGAGACCAGTTATTATGATGTATATAGAGATATAAATATAGATTATAAAAAGGTTCCTGTAGATGCATCGGAAAAGATGACAGATGAATTGATGGACAAATTAGAGCCCTATAATTATGACCAGTTAAAGGAATTCAATACCCCTTATCTGGCTGGATATATTGCGGAAAAATATAGTTACGATGATGATGAATTGCTTCCTAGGGCTAAATCTAAAATAAAAGGATATGTGGAATCCTTTATAAGCTCTACTATAGTCGGTTATTCAACGGTGAATTATACGAGGAAGGATATAGATACCCGTAAAAGGAATGCTTATTATACTCTTCTTCCCGTTTGGATGGTCTACTATGATTATAATAATAAAGAATACATCTTCGCCATGAACGGTCAGACAGGGAAGGTCGTTGGGAAACCTCCCATTAGCTATGCTAAAGTGGCTTCTTGGTTTGGCGGTATTGCAGGTAGCGTCTTTATAATTTTAAAGATGATTGCATTAATTATGGGAGGAGGACTATGA
- a CDS encoding PspA/IM30 family protein, whose product MSILTRFKDIMASNINALLDKAEDPEKMIDQILRNLNKDLGSVKAETASIMAEEQRAKRELEECRAEMDKMEKYAIKALEANNENDARKFLERKASLAKKELELQEAYKLSQDNVTRMREMHDKLVKDIEELESRKAILKGKMAVAKAQERINKIGSSVTSASRSISAFERMEEKVNRALDEANAMAELNSGPKDDIKDLIAKYDNTEIDVEDELAELKKRLNKQ is encoded by the coding sequence ATGAGTATTTTAACTAGATTTAAAGATATTATGGCAAGTAATATCAATGCATTATTAGATAAAGCTGAAGATCCAGAGAAGATGATAGACCAGATTTTAAGAAATCTTAATAAGGATTTAGGCAGTGTAAAGGCTGAAACAGCTTCTATAATGGCAGAAGAACAAAGGGCTAAAAGGGAATTAGAAGAGTGTAGAGCTGAAATGGACAAGATGGAAAAATACGCAATAAAAGCACTGGAAGCTAATAACGAGAATGATGCCAGAAAGTTTTTAGAAAGAAAGGCTTCTTTAGCAAAGAAGGAATTAGAACTACAAGAAGCATACAAATTAAGCCAAGATAATGTTACGAGAATGCGAGAAATGCATGATAAACTGGTTAAAGATATTGAAGAATTAGAATCAAGGAAGGCAATTTTGAAGGGCAAGATGGCGGTAGCTAAGGCTCAGGAAAGGATTAATAAAATAGGTTCCTCCGTCACCTCTGCTAGTAGGTCAATATCTGCCTTTGAAAGAATGGAGGAAAAGGTAAATAGGGCTTTAGATGAAGCCAATGCTATGGCTGAATTGAATTCAGGACCAAAAGACGATATAAAGGACTTAATAGCTAAATATGACAATACTGAAATAGATGTGGAAGATGAGCTGGCTGAACTTAAAAAAAGATTGAATAAGCAATAG
- a CDS encoding TPM domain-containing protein — translation MRSKIYLKLILFVALIFTITVSSQAGAFHTKRRIYDFAGLLNGEEIEELESISEKYSAKRETDFIILTYSDPKGKDIVEYMQDFYDEEALGYDKPHGNAAILTVDMKNREVYLAGFYKGEKYLDDYRLDLIRDKITSDLSRGDYFNAFHTFIKTSYKYMGIRPGVNPNNILFNLWFQIAASLGIAGIAVGIMALNSGGRITVNAATYQDSVNTRVIDRRDVHLRTTVTKRRKPSNNKSNSGGGSGGIRSGGGVTKGGHSHSGSRGKF, via the coding sequence ATGAGAAGTAAAATATATTTAAAGTTGATTTTATTTGTAGCGCTTATTTTCACAATAACTGTGAGTTCCCAGGCAGGTGCTTTCCATACCAAACGAAGAATTTATGATTTTGCGGGGCTTTTGAATGGAGAAGAAATAGAAGAGCTTGAGAGCATATCTGAGAAGTATAGTGCTAAAAGGGAAACTGACTTTATAATATTGACCTACTCAGATCCAAAAGGGAAGGATATTGTAGAATATATGCAGGATTTCTATGATGAAGAAGCTCTGGGATACGACAAACCCCATGGTAATGCTGCCATATTGACAGTCGATATGAAGAATAGGGAGGTCTATTTAGCAGGTTTTTATAAGGGAGAAAAGTATCTGGATGATTATAGATTGGACTTGATTAGAGATAAAATTACATCTGATTTATCGAGAGGAGATTATTTTAATGCTTTCCATACATTTATCAAAACCTCATATAAGTACATGGGGATAAGACCGGGGGTGAATCCTAATAATATACTATTTAATCTGTGGTTTCAGATAGCAGCATCACTTGGCATAGCAGGAATAGCGGTAGGCATTATGGCTTTAAATTCAGGAGGGAGAATTACTGTAAATGCAGCTACTTATCAAGATAGTGTCAATACCAGAGTTATTGACAGAAGGGATGTCCATTTAAGGACTACAGTGACAAAACGGAGGAAACCATCAAATAATAAGTCTAACAGCGGTGGAGGTAGTGGTGGTATAAGAAGCGGTGGTGGAGTCACTAAAGGAGGGCACTCCCACAGCGGTAGCAGGGGTAAGTTCTAA
- a CDS encoding DNA-3-methyladenine glycosylase, with amino-acid sequence MKLNREFYSRNTLTVAKELLGKVLVHNINGEKLKGIIVETEAYLGIRDKAAHAYGGRKTKRVEAMYGLPGTAYVYLIYGLYYCFNIVTEKEGVPEAVLIRAIEPIEGLDLMAKNRFGISYDNLTKYQKKNLTNGPGKLTRALNIDKALNMIDLCGDRLYLEEGDNSEFNIVETTRIGIDYAEEAKDFPYRFYIQGNSYVSKL; translated from the coding sequence ATGAAGTTAAATAGAGAATTTTATAGTAGAAACACCTTAACAGTGGCAAAGGAACTATTAGGAAAGGTGCTGGTACATAATATAAATGGTGAAAAATTAAAAGGAATAATAGTGGAGACGGAAGCTTATTTGGGTATTAGGGACAAAGCAGCACATGCCTATGGAGGAAGAAAAACTAAAAGAGTGGAAGCCATGTATGGGTTGCCGGGTACTGCTTATGTTTATCTAATATATGGGCTGTATTATTGTTTCAATATTGTTACGGAAAAGGAAGGGGTTCCAGAGGCAGTTTTAATTAGGGCAATTGAGCCTATTGAAGGATTAGATTTAATGGCTAAGAATAGATTTGGAATAAGCTATGATAATTTAACTAAATATCAAAAAAAGAATTTAACTAATGGTCCAGGCAAGCTTACCAGAGCTTTAAATATAGATAAGGCTTTAAATATGATAGATCTATGCGGTGATAGATTATATCTGGAAGAAGGAGATAATAGTGAATTTAATATAGTAGAGACTACAAGGATAGGCATTGATTATGCTGAAGAAGCTAAGGACTTCCCCTACAGGTTCTACATCCAAGGAAATTCTTATGTATCCAAATTGTAA
- a CDS encoding LCP family protein has product MKKKFWTAFLISLIVFSAIFATIGHHVLNMDSTAYQGEDEEDLETEKKIEDKGEILFLLMGIDDQDGTGGVASVKKKKIEGENRHKPTGKRTDTMILCKYNFNTGDITMLSIPRDSRVNIRGRKSMEKINHAHSHGGPYLALETVKDFLNINLEYYVTVDYLAVKEIVNAIGGVEIDIPERMYYYDPMDKPPLLIDFQPGLQTLDGEDAIRFLRYRPKDKGDLGRVENQKLFMKEFIKQTLKPRNIIKLPKMIKTYYDYVDTNIPINVILKGVGTANKIDLENINTNVIPGVGKYIEGQSFFIPDEEDTRKLVEELFGDFLLD; this is encoded by the coding sequence ATGAAGAAAAAATTTTGGACAGCTTTTTTAATATCCTTGATAGTTTTTTCTGCTATATTTGCTACAATTGGACATCACGTACTTAATATGGATTCCACAGCTTATCAAGGAGAGGATGAGGAAGATTTAGAAACTGAGAAAAAAATAGAGGATAAAGGTGAAATATTATTCCTACTGATGGGAATAGATGATCAAGATGGTACTGGTGGTGTAGCCAGTGTAAAGAAAAAGAAGATAGAAGGAGAAAATAGGCATAAACCAACGGGGAAACGAACGGATACCATGATCCTCTGTAAATATAATTTTAACACTGGGGATATTACCATGTTATCCATTCCTAGGGATAGCAGAGTTAATATAAGAGGGAGAAAATCCATGGAAAAGATTAACCATGCTCATTCCCATGGAGGACCTTACCTTGCTCTTGAAACCGTAAAGGATTTTTTGAATATAAATTTGGAATACTATGTAACGGTGGACTATTTAGCGGTAAAGGAAATAGTAAATGCTATTGGAGGAGTGGAAATAGACATACCTGAAAGGATGTACTATTACGATCCAATGGATAAACCACCATTGTTAATAGATTTTCAGCCTGGATTACAGACCTTAGATGGAGAAGATGCAATAAGGTTTTTAAGGTACAGACCAAAGGATAAAGGGGATTTAGGAAGAGTTGAAAACCAAAAATTATTCATGAAGGAATTTATAAAGCAAACTTTAAAGCCTAGAAATATTATTAAATTGCCTAAAATGATAAAAACCTATTACGACTATGTGGATACCAATATACCTATAAATGTAATATTAAAAGGAGTAGGGACCGCTAATAAAATAGATTTGGAAAATATCAATACCAATGTAATACCGGGAGTAGGTAAATATATAGAAGGCCAATCCTTCTTTATTCCCGATGAGGAGGACACTAGAAAGTTAGTAGAGGAGTTATTTGGAGATTTTTTATTGGATTAA
- a CDS encoding DJ-1 family glyoxalase III: protein MKKILLLLAEGFEEVEALTTVDYLRRMDIVVDTCSIHGEKKVMGAHRIAVEADKTLAEIDSSKDYDGVVLPGGLPGATNLRDDERVIELVQEFNEEGKIVAAICAAPIVLERAGIIKDKKVTSYPGFEEDLKGSQYLEDLVVQDGNIITARGPAVAVYFALSIVENLVGADKKEELKKDILLNMVEEQICK, encoded by the coding sequence ATGAAGAAGATACTACTGTTGTTAGCAGAAGGTTTTGAAGAGGTGGAAGCTCTCACCACGGTAGATTATTTAAGACGAATGGACATAGTAGTGGATACCTGTTCTATTCATGGGGAAAAAAAGGTTATGGGAGCTCACAGGATAGCTGTGGAAGCGGATAAGACTTTAGCAGAAATAGACAGCTCAAAGGATTATGACGGAGTGGTTCTACCGGGAGGTTTGCCAGGTGCTACTAATCTAAGGGATGATGAAAGGGTAATAGAATTAGTACAAGAGTTTAATGAAGAGGGAAAAATAGTAGCGGCCATTTGTGCAGCTCCTATAGTTCTTGAAAGAGCGGGAATAATAAAAGATAAAAAGGTTACTTCTTATCCCGGATTTGAAGAGGATCTGAAGGGAAGCCAATACCTAGAAGATCTAGTGGTGCAGGATGGGAATATTATAACAGCTAGAGGTCCAGCGGTAGCAGTTTACTTTGCTTTGAGCATAGTGGAAAACTTAGTAGGTGCAGATAAGAAAGAGGAGCTTAAGAAGGATATTTTACTTAATATGGTGGAAGAACAGATTTGTAAATAG
- a CDS encoding 2-hydroxyacyl-CoA dehydratase has protein sequence MKFRLGLDVGSTTVKLVALNSSYDIVYSVYKRHYSDVKNSVKDVIFDAYKRFKNEAITIMVTGSGGLSVHKWLNIPFIQEVVASTTGIKKFIPETDVAIELGGEDAKITYLDGNVEQRMNSICAGGTGAFIDQMASLIETDAEGLNGLAKNYNTIYSIASRCGVFAKTDVQALINQGVSKEDIAASIFQSVVNQTISNLACGRPIKGRVAFLGGPLHFLSELRKRYIETLELREDEVIFPENSQLFVAIGAAIASEEEKPISFEELKDRVLDDKVVIESEIKKLRPLFLDGEELEEFKKEHITHKMKYMDISEHRGKCFLGIDAGSTTTKAILIDEDNNILYSYYGNNKGKPLDLTAKILNEIYDKLPEGERITYSAVTGYGEDFIKAALGIDIGEVETMAHYKAALFFEPKVDFILDIGGQDMKCLRIKDGVIDSILLNEACSSGCGSFLETFAHSLNMSVEDFLNEGLLAKNPVDLGSRCTVFMNSKVKQAQKEGATVGDIAAGLSYSVIKNAIQKVIKIRDPEELGEHIVVQGGTFYGDAIVRAFELISNRKVIRPDIPGLMGALGAALIAKERYEEGKESTILLKDQLNGFSYRTKTANCGRCGNNCSLTINIFSDGSRYITGNRCEKGLGIIKSDEEIPNLFEYKYKRTFGYKSLSKEEAKRGIVGIPRVLNMYENYPFWHTFFTDLGFRVVLSTESNRGVYEKGIASIPSETACYPAKITHGHIMNLIEKDIDFIFYPAIFYEQKEDRGVDNHLNCPVVIGYSEVIKHNVDEIMKGDVLFLNPFLSFDSKSGLKKRLKEELSMFDIPSREINRAVDKAWNEMLAYKKDIEKKGEETIELIRKKGIKGIVLAGRPYHIDPEINHGIPELITSLGMAVLTEDSIAHLAQVERPLRVLDQWVYHSRLYRAASFVSTQDNLELIQLNSFGCGLDAVTTDQVEEILQGNGKIYTVLKIDEVSNLGAAKIRIRSLYAALEERGKIVSTVDKKYKPIEKLPFTKEMRKTHTILAPQMAPIHFGILQEALNSCGYNIEFLPTADPKAVDEGLKYVNNDACYPSIITVGQFIAALKSGKYDSNNVSLLMTQTGGVCRASNYVGFIRKALKDAGFGHVPVIAISAQGIETNPGFTYSLGMLRKGIMAILYGDLIMRLLYKVRPYEKIKGSANILAKHWIEKCSEAVKIGDKEEYVKNINQMVKDFDELEIDENLIKPKVGIVGEILVKYHPMANNNLVDLLESEGAEVVVPDLTDFLIYSSYNTTFKYKYLSKGLLSKIGGDMVIKYIERYRRPIREALRNSNRFDEPSTVEELVREAERLVSIGNQYGEGWLLTAEMLELIQMGAENIVCTQPFGCLPNHITGKGVIKAIRELYPQSNIVAIDYDPGASEVNQLNRIKLMLSTAHDNVESKKEIDDIVTHL, from the coding sequence ATAAAGTTTCGTTTAGGCTTAGATGTAGGCTCTACTACCGTTAAATTGGTAGCTTTGAATTCGTCCTATGATATAGTATATAGCGTTTATAAAAGGCATTATTCCGATGTGAAAAATAGCGTAAAAGATGTCATATTTGATGCCTATAAGAGATTTAAAAATGAAGCAATAACCATTATGGTAACGGGTTCTGGTGGGCTTTCTGTCCATAAATGGTTGAATATTCCCTTTATACAAGAGGTAGTTGCATCTACAACAGGCATTAAAAAGTTTATACCGGAAACGGATGTGGCCATTGAATTAGGCGGGGAAGATGCAAAGATAACTTACTTAGATGGTAATGTGGAACAGAGAATGAATAGTATTTGTGCGGGTGGGACTGGTGCCTTTATAGATCAAATGGCATCCTTAATCGAAACGGATGCAGAAGGTTTAAATGGATTAGCTAAAAACTACAATACTATATATTCCATTGCATCTAGATGTGGAGTGTTTGCAAAGACAGACGTTCAAGCTTTGATCAATCAAGGAGTTTCTAAAGAAGATATAGCAGCTTCCATATTCCAATCGGTAGTCAATCAGACTATATCTAATTTAGCTTGTGGTAGACCTATTAAAGGGAGAGTAGCTTTTTTGGGAGGACCTTTGCATTTCCTATCTGAATTGAGAAAGAGATATATTGAAACATTGGAATTAAGGGAAGACGAGGTAATTTTTCCTGAAAATTCTCAGCTATTTGTAGCTATAGGGGCAGCTATAGCTTCAGAAGAGGAAAAGCCCATTAGCTTTGAAGAACTTAAGGATAGAGTATTAGATGATAAAGTGGTTATAGAATCGGAAATAAAGAAATTACGACCCCTTTTTTTAGATGGAGAGGAATTAGAAGAATTTAAGAAAGAGCATATTACTCATAAGATGAAGTATATGGATATTAGTGAGCATAGGGGAAAATGCTTCCTTGGAATAGATGCTGGTTCTACCACCACTAAGGCTATCTTAATAGATGAAGACAATAATATTCTCTACTCTTACTATGGCAATAATAAGGGAAAACCCTTAGATTTAACGGCGAAGATTCTTAATGAGATATATGATAAACTCCCTGAGGGAGAGAGAATTACCTACTCTGCTGTAACAGGCTATGGGGAGGATTTCATAAAAGCCGCTTTAGGGATAGATATAGGCGAAGTAGAAACCATGGCCCATTATAAAGCAGCTCTTTTCTTTGAACCAAAAGTAGATTTCATTTTGGATATTGGCGGGCAGGATATGAAATGTTTGAGGATAAAGGATGGTGTGATCGATAGCATACTATTAAATGAGGCTTGTTCTTCAGGTTGTGGTTCCTTCTTAGAAACCTTTGCTCATTCATTAAATATGTCTGTTGAGGATTTTTTAAATGAAGGATTATTAGCTAAAAATCCCGTAGATTTAGGGTCTCGTTGTACCGTATTTATGAATTCAAAAGTGAAGCAGGCCCAGAAGGAAGGGGCCACTGTAGGGGACATTGCAGCAGGTCTTTCCTACTCTGTAATCAAGAATGCAATCCAGAAAGTAATTAAGATAAGAGATCCTGAGGAGTTAGGAGAGCATATAGTAGTTCAAGGGGGAACCTTTTACGGAGATGCAATTGTACGCGCTTTTGAACTTATTTCAAATAGGAAGGTAATAAGACCAGATATACCAGGTTTAATGGGAGCTCTAGGAGCTGCTTTGATTGCTAAAGAAAGGTATGAAGAAGGAAAAGAGTCTACCATTTTATTAAAGGACCAATTAAATGGATTTAGCTATAGGACTAAGACTGCTAATTGTGGAAGATGTGGGAATAACTGTTCATTAACTATAAATATCTTTTCCGATGGCAGTAGATATATTACTGGTAATAGATGTGAAAAAGGTTTAGGAATTATAAAGAGCGATGAAGAAATACCAAATCTATTTGAATATAAGTACAAGAGAACTTTTGGCTATAAATCTCTATCAAAGGAAGAAGCTAAACGGGGTATAGTAGGAATTCCAAGGGTTCTCAATATGTATGAAAATTATCCATTTTGGCATACTTTTTTTACCGATCTAGGGTTTAGAGTAGTTTTATCTACCGAATCCAATAGAGGAGTTTATGAAAAGGGTATAGCTTCTATTCCAAGTGAAACTGCTTGTTATCCTGCAAAAATCACCCATGGCCATATAATGAATTTAATTGAGAAGGATATAGATTTTATTTTCTACCCGGCTATATTCTATGAACAAAAAGAGGATAGGGGAGTAGATAATCATTTAAACTGTCCAGTAGTTATAGGCTATTCCGAAGTTATTAAACATAATGTAGATGAAATAATGAAAGGGGATGTTCTATTTTTAAATCCATTCCTGTCCTTTGATAGCAAGTCGGGATTAAAGAAGAGGTTGAAAGAGGAGCTAAGTATGTTCGATATTCCTTCTCGGGAGATTAATAGGGCAGTAGATAAGGCTTGGAATGAAATGCTAGCCTATAAAAAGGATATAGAGAAAAAGGGAGAAGAAACCATAGAGCTGATTAGGAAAAAAGGGATAAAGGGGATAGTATTGGCTGGAAGGCCTTATCACATAGATCCGGAAATTAATCATGGTATTCCAGAACTGATTACCTCTTTAGGAATGGCGGTGTTAACAGAAGATTCTATAGCCCATTTAGCTCAGGTGGAAAGACCTTTGAGGGTATTAGATCAATGGGTTTACCATTCAAGGCTATACAGGGCAGCCTCCTTCGTATCAACCCAGGATAATTTAGAGCTTATTCAATTGAATTCCTTTGGATGTGGACTAGATGCAGTTACAACAGATCAGGTAGAAGAAATTTTACAAGGAAATGGCAAAATATATACTGTATTGAAAATAGACGAGGTTAGCAACCTTGGGGCTGCTAAAATCCGAATTAGATCCTTGTATGCAGCCTTAGAGGAAAGGGGCAAGATTGTTTCTACTGTAGATAAAAAATATAAGCCCATTGAGAAGCTACCTTTTACTAAAGAAATGAGAAAGACTCACACTATATTAGCTCCCCAGATGGCGCCCATCCATTTTGGAATATTACAGGAAGCTTTAAATTCTTGTGGATATAATATTGAGTTTTTACCTACGGCAGATCCAAAAGCTGTAGATGAAGGATTAAAATATGTGAATAATGATGCTTGTTATCCTTCAATAATAACTGTAGGCCAGTTCATAGCTGCTTTAAAATCTGGGAAATACGATTCAAACAATGTATCCCTTTTAATGACTCAAACGGGAGGAGTTTGCAGGGCTTCTAATTATGTTGGCTTTATAAGGAAGGCATTAAAGGATGCAGGATTTGGTCATGTGCCAGTAATAGCAATTTCAGCCCAAGGTATTGAAACTAATCCAGGCTTTACCTACTCCTTGGGAATGTTAAGAAAGGGCATAATGGCTATATTATATGGGGACCTAATAATGAGACTATTATATAAAGTAAGGCCCTATGAAAAGATTAAAGGTTCCGCCAATATATTAGCCAAACATTGGATAGAAAAATGTTCAGAAGCTGTAAAAATAGGAGATAAAGAGGAATACGTAAAGAATATTAATCAGATGGTTAAGGATTTTGATGAATTGGAGATAGATGAAAATCTAATAAAGCCTAAGGTGGGAATAGTAGGGGAAATATTGGTAAAATATCATCCAATGGCTAATAACAATTTAGTAGATTTATTGGAATCTGAAGGAGCAGAGGTAGTTGTTCCGGATTTAACGGATTTTCTAATCTATTCCAGCTATAATACTACATTTAAATATAAATACCTATCAAAAGGGCTATTGTCTAAAATAGGCGGAGATATGGTAATAAAATATATTGAACGTTATAGAAGACCTATTAGAGAAGCTTTAAGGAATTCAAATAGGTTTGATGAACCTTCAACTGTGGAGGAATTGGTTAGGGAAGCTGAGAGGTTGGTTTCTATAGGTAATCAATATGGAGAAGGATGGCTTCTTACTGCTGAAATGCTAGAGCTTATTCAAATGGGAGCAGAAAACATAGTTTGTACTCAGCCATTTGGGTGTCTACCAAACCATATTACTGGAAAGGGAGTAATAAAGGCTATTAGGGAACTATATCCTCAATCTAATATAGTGGCCATAGATTATGATCCAGGTGCCAGCGAAGTAAACCAATTGAATAGGATTAAACTCATGTTATCCACGGCTCATGATAATGTGGAATCCAAAAAGGAGATAGATGACATTGTAACTCATTTGTAA
- a CDS encoding SPFH domain-containing protein yields the protein MVFFRKQFANVVEWEEFRDDMIFWKWTNREIKKGSKLIIRPGQDAIFLFNGKIEGIFKDEGEYDIESQIIPFLSTLKGFKFGFNTGMRAEVLFVNTKEFIVKWGTKNAINIPTLGLPGGLPIRANGTFTFKVNDYIALIDKIAGVRNSYLVEDVKLRITAILDQLLMKWITKEGKDMFNLQANAFDIGKGIKEDLDMEVLDDGLTITGFNIISFSYPEEIQEMINKTASHNMVGDINRYQQISMVEGISSGKVKGGGAASDMAGMMIGMNVAKELMENMNKGEKEQVKEKPNFCPNCGQKTGEGNFCSNCGKKLV from the coding sequence ATGGTTTTTTTTAGGAAACAATTTGCCAATGTAGTAGAATGGGAAGAATTTAGGGATGACATGATATTTTGGAAATGGACCAATAGAGAGATTAAAAAGGGAAGTAAATTAATAATTCGTCCAGGGCAGGATGCCATATTTTTATTTAATGGTAAAATTGAAGGTATATTTAAGGATGAGGGAGAATACGATATTGAATCTCAGATCATACCTTTTTTATCTACTTTAAAGGGTTTTAAATTTGGATTTAATACTGGAATGAGGGCAGAAGTATTATTCGTAAATACCAAAGAATTTATTGTTAAATGGGGTACTAAAAATGCAATCAATATACCTACCCTAGGCTTACCAGGTGGTTTACCTATTCGTGCCAATGGAACTTTTACTTTTAAAGTAAATGACTATATTGCTTTAATTGATAAAATTGCTGGTGTAAGGAATAGTTATCTGGTGGAAGATGTTAAGTTAAGAATTACAGCCATTCTTGATCAACTATTGATGAAATGGATAACTAAAGAAGGCAAGGATATGTTCAACCTTCAAGCCAATGCCTTCGATATAGGAAAAGGTATCAAGGAAGATTTGGATATGGAAGTTTTAGACGATGGATTAACTATAACAGGATTTAATATAATTAGCTTTAGTTATCCTGAAGAGATTCAAGAGATGATAAACAAAACTGCTTCACATAATATGGTAGGGGATATAAATAGATATCAGCAGATATCTATGGTAGAAGGTATATCTTCTGGGAAGGTAAAAGGCGGTGGAGCTGCTTCTGACATGGCAGGAATGATGATAGGAATGAATGTAGCCAAAGAGTTGATGGAAAATATGAATAAAGGCGAGAAGGAACAAGTTAAAGAAAAACCCAATTTTTGTCCTAACTGTGGTCAAAAAACTGGTGAGGGGAATTTCTGTTCCAATTGTGGTAAGAAATTGGTGTAA